The Fibrobacter sp. nucleotide sequence TCTGAATATGCAGAGATGGCTCTACAAAATTACAATATTTTTAAAGCTGCTTTTTTAATTATCTGGAGATTGTGCCGCTGCAATCCATTAAGCAGAGGCGGATATGATCCAATAGAGGAGAGA carries:
- the yidD gene encoding membrane protein insertion efficiency factor YidD, with the translated sequence MKKIEIITLRYGKRFFKTLFCIPDGSCKFRPTCSEYAEMALQNYNIFKAAFLIIWRLCRCNPLSRGGYDPIEERR